One window of Streptomyces sp. NBC_00273 genomic DNA carries:
- the leuC gene encoding 3-isopropylmalate dehydratase large subunit, giving the protein MGRTLAEKVWDDHVVRRAEGEPDLLFIDLHLLHEVTSPQAFEGLRQAGRKVRRLDLTIATEDHNTPTLDIDKPIADPVSRAQLETLRANCAEFGVRLHSLGDVEQGVVHVVGPQLGLTQPGTTVVCGDSHTSTHGAFGALAFGIGTSQVEHVLATQTLPLARPKTMAITVTGALAEGVTAKDLILAIIAKIGTGGGQGYILEYRGEAIEELSMEARMTICNMSIEAGARAGMIAPDQATFDYLQGRDHAPTGKDWDAAVEYWKTLRTDDDAVFDAEVVIDGTALSPFVTWGTNPGQGAPLSAHVPDPASYEDASERLAAEKALEYMGLTAGQPLRDIKVDTVFVGSCTNGRIEDLRAVAGIVEGRKVADGVRMLVVPGSVRVALQAVEEGLDKVFKEAGAEWRHAGCSMCLGMNPDQLAPGERSASTSNRNFEGRQGKGGRTHLVSPQVAAATAVLGHLASPADLSAADATAGV; this is encoded by the coding sequence ATGGGTAGGACACTCGCGGAGAAGGTCTGGGACGACCATGTCGTCCGGCGCGCCGAAGGCGAGCCCGACCTCCTCTTCATCGATCTGCACCTGCTGCACGAGGTGACCAGCCCGCAGGCCTTCGAAGGACTGCGCCAGGCCGGCCGCAAGGTCCGACGCCTCGACCTCACCATCGCGACCGAGGACCACAACACCCCCACCCTCGACATCGACAAGCCGATCGCCGACCCGGTCTCCCGCGCCCAGCTGGAGACGCTGCGGGCGAACTGCGCCGAGTTCGGCGTGCGCCTGCACTCGCTGGGTGACGTCGAGCAGGGCGTCGTCCACGTCGTGGGACCGCAGCTGGGCCTGACCCAGCCCGGCACCACCGTGGTCTGTGGCGACTCGCACACCTCCACGCACGGCGCCTTCGGTGCGCTGGCCTTCGGCATCGGCACGAGCCAGGTCGAGCACGTACTGGCCACCCAGACGCTGCCGCTGGCCCGCCCGAAGACGATGGCCATCACCGTCACCGGCGCGCTGGCCGAGGGCGTCACCGCGAAGGACCTGATCCTGGCGATCATCGCCAAGATCGGCACCGGCGGCGGCCAGGGCTACATCCTGGAGTACCGGGGCGAGGCCATCGAGGAGCTGTCGATGGAAGCCCGCATGACCATCTGCAACATGTCGATCGAGGCCGGCGCCCGCGCGGGCATGATCGCCCCTGATCAGGCCACCTTCGACTACCTGCAGGGCCGTGACCACGCCCCCACGGGCAAGGACTGGGACGCGGCGGTCGAGTACTGGAAGACCCTGCGCACGGACGACGACGCGGTCTTCGACGCGGAGGTCGTCATCGACGGCACCGCGCTGTCCCCCTTCGTCACCTGGGGCACCAACCCGGGCCAGGGCGCGCCGCTGTCGGCGCACGTCCCCGACCCGGCTTCGTACGAGGACGCTTCGGAGCGCCTGGCCGCCGAAAAGGCCCTGGAATACATGGGGTTGACTGCCGGACAGCCGCTGCGGGACATCAAGGTCGACACCGTCTTCGTAGGTTCCTGCACCAACGGCCGCATCGAGGACCTGCGCGCCGTCGCCGGCATCGTCGAGGGCCGCAAAGTCGCCGACGGCGTACGGATGCTGGTCGTCCCGGGCTCGGTCCGCGTCGCCCTGCAGGCCGTGGAAGAGGGTCTGGACAAGGTCTTCAAGGAGGCCGGCGCCGAGTGGCGGCACGCGGGCTGTTCGATGTGCCTGGGCATGAACCCCGACCAACTGGCGCCCGGTGAACGCTCCGCGTCCACCTCCAACCGCAACTTCGAGGGCCGGCAGGGCAAGGGCGGGCGCACCCACCTGGTCTCCCCGCAGGTGGCCGCCGCCACCGCGGTGCTGGGCCATCTGGCCTCGCCCGCCGACCTGTCCGCCGCCGACGCGACCGCCGGAGTCTGA
- the ndgR gene encoding IclR family transcriptional regulator NdgR: MDNSSGVGVLDKAALVLSALESGPATLAGLVAATGLARPTAHRLAVALEHHRMVARDMQGRFILGPRLAELAAAAGEDRLLATAGPVLTHLRDVTGESAQLYRRQGDMRICVAAAERLSGLRDTVPVGSTLPMKAGSAAQILMAWEEPERLHRGLQGARFTATALSGVRRRGWAQSIGEREPGVASVSAPVRGPSNRVVASVSVSGPIERLTRHPGRMHAQAVIDAAARLTEALRRSG; encoded by the coding sequence ATGGACAACTCTAGCGGCGTCGGCGTTCTCGACAAGGCAGCTCTGGTATTGAGCGCACTGGAGTCCGGTCCGGCCACCCTCGCCGGGCTGGTCGCGGCGACAGGGCTCGCACGACCCACGGCACATCGCCTTGCCGTGGCACTGGAACACCACCGGATGGTGGCGAGGGACATGCAGGGCCGGTTCATCCTCGGACCGCGGCTGGCGGAGCTCGCCGCCGCGGCCGGCGAGGACCGCCTGCTGGCCACGGCGGGACCGGTACTCACCCACCTCCGTGACGTGACGGGAGAGAGCGCGCAGCTCTACCGCCGTCAGGGAGACATGCGCATCTGCGTGGCGGCCGCTGAGCGGCTGTCGGGTCTTCGGGACACCGTCCCGGTGGGCTCGACGCTTCCGATGAAGGCCGGTTCGGCCGCGCAGATCCTGATGGCTTGGGAGGAGCCCGAGCGGCTCCACCGCGGCCTTCAGGGCGCGCGCTTCACGGCGACGGCGCTCTCGGGCGTACGGCGTCGCGGCTGGGCGCAGTCGATCGGCGAACGGGAGCCCGGCGTGGCCTCCGTCTCGGCGCCGGTGCGCGGGCCGTCGAACCGCGTGGTGGCCTCCGTATCGGTCTCCGGACCGATCGAGCGGCTGACCCGTCACCCGGGCCGGATGCACGCCCAGGCCGTCATCGACGCGGCCGCC